GTACGACCTGCTGGACCGTCGCGCCGACGACTACTACGTCGAGCGTGCCCGCCGCACCCGCGGCAAGGTCGCGTCGGACGACGACGGCCAGGTCGAGCCGGCTTGAGCGGAGCACTGACATGACAATTGCAGAGCTCAGCATCAAGCGGCCCGTCACGGCGATCATGTTCTTCGTGTCGCTGTTCGTGATCGGCCTGATCGCGGCGATCAGGCTGCCGCTGGAAGCCTTCCCGGAGGTGTCGCCGCCCTTCATCTTCGTGCAGATCCCTTACGAGGGATCCACGCCGGAGGAAGTGGAGCGCACGCTGCTGCGGCCGGTGGAAGAAGCGCTGTCGACGATGACTGACGTCAAGCGCATGGACGCCAACGCCCGTTCCGACGGTGCCGAGATATTCATGCAGTTCTCGGATTGGGACCGCGATGTCGCCATCGCGGCGTCGGAGGCGCGCGAGCGCATCGACGCCATCCGCGATGACCTGCCGGACGACCTGCAGCGCTACAACGTGTTCAAGTTCTCCACCACCGATGAACCGGTGTTGCGCGTGCGCCTGGCCAGTTCGACCGACCTGACCGGTGCGTACGACATGATCGACCGCGAGTTCAAGCGGCGCATCGAACGCATCCCGGGCGTGGCAAGGGTGGAGGTAACCGGCGCGGCGCCGAACGAGGTCGAGATCGCCATCGATCCCGACCGCCTGACCGCGCACAACCTGAGCATCAATGACCTCAACACGCGCCTGCAGGCGGTCAACTTCTCGGTGTCCGCCGGGCAGATCGACGACGGCGGACGACGCCTGCGCGTGCAGCCCGTGGGCGAGATCACCGACCTGCAGCAGTTGCGTGACCTGATCATCGACACCAAGGGTACGCGCCTGGGCGATATCGCCGACGTGCGCCTGAAGCCCGCGCGCATGAACTACGGCCGCCGCCTCGACGGCAAGCCGGCGATCGGCCTGGACATCTTCAAGGAGCGAAGCGCCAACCTGGTCGAGGTATCCGGCAACGCGCTCAAGGAAGTCGAAGCGATCCGCGATCAGCCCGAGATGGCCGGGATCCAGATCAAGATCATCGACAACCAGGGCGACAACGTCACCAGTTCGCTGCTCGAGCTGGCCGAGGCCGGCGGTATCGGCCTGTTGCTGTCGATCGCGGTGCTGTTCTTCTTCCTGCGCCACTGGCCGTCGACGCTGATGGTGACCCTGGCAATTCCGATCTGTTTCGTGATGACCCTGGGTTTCATGTACTTCACCGGCGTCACGCTCAACATCCTGACGATGATGGGCCTGCTGCTGGCGGTGGGCATGCTGGTCGACAACGCCGTGGTCGTGGTGGAGAGCATCTACCAGGAACGCGAGCGCATGCCGGACCAGCCGACGCTGGCCTCGATCGTCGGCACCAGGCACGTGGCCATCGCGCTGTCGGCCGGCACGCTGTGCCACTGCATCGTGTTCCTGCCCAACCTGTTCGGCGACCGCAACTTCCTCAGCATCTACCTGTCGCAGATCGCGATCACGATCTCGGTGTCGCTGCTGGCCTCATGGCTGGTCGCGGTCAGCCTGATCCCGATGATATCGGCGCGGCTGAAGACGCCGCCGGCGGTGCGCTCGGACCGCGGGCTGATCCCGCGCCTGCAGAGCGGCTATGCACGGTTCCTGCGCTGGACGCTGGAGCACCGCGGCAAGAGCGTGCTCGGCATCCTGATGATCATCGCCATCAGCATCGTGCCGATGAACCTGACCAAGAAGAACATGTTCGGTGGCGACGACGGCACCGAGACCAACATCTTCTACCAGTGGAAGGGCGCCTATACCAAGGAGCAGATGTCGGCGGAGATCCTCAAGGTCGAGAAGTTCCTGGAGGCCAACCGCAAGCGCTACAACATCACCCAGATCTACTCGTACTTCAGCGAGCAGGGCTGGGGCGGTACGCGCCTGACCTTCGACCTCGACAAGGTCAAGGAAACCAAGGCGACCATCGAGAAGCTGCGTGAGGAGCTGCCCAAGTCGGCGCGCGCCAACATCGGCATCGGCAACCAGGGTGGCGGTGGCGGCGGTGGCGGACCTGGTCAGAACGTCCAGGTGCAGCTGGTCGGCGACTCGACCGAAACACTGGTGGAGCTGGCCAACGACATCGTGCCGATCCTGGCCAAGCGCAAGGAGCTTCGTGACGTCCGCGTCGATATCGGTGACCAGAACAGCGAGCTGTCGGTGCACGTCGATCGTGACCGTGCCGCTGCCTTCGGCTTCAGCGCGAAGGAAGTGGCCAGCTTCGTCGGCCTGGCACTGCGTGGCGCTCCGTTGCGCGAGTTCCGCCGTGGCGAGACCGAGGTGCCGGTCTGGGTCCGTTTCGCCGGCGCCGAGGATTTCGGCGTGGAAGACATCGACAGCTTCACCGTCCGTGCCCCGGACGGCCGTACCGTGCCGCTGCTGGCGATGGTCGACGTCGCCGTGAAGCCGTCGGCTACGCAGATCCAGCGCGCCAACCGCCAGACCACGGTGGCCATCCAGGCCAACCTGGCCGTCAAGGCCACTGTGCCCGAAGCGCGCAAGGCGATGGAAGAGACGCTCAAGTCGGTGGCGTTCCCAGCCGGCTACAGCTTCACCTTCGAAAGCGGCGCCTTCGAGGACGAGGCCGAGGCCAACAGCCAGATGATGTTCAATCTGCTGATCGCCCTGGTGATGATCTACGTGGTGATGGCCGCGGTGTTCGAGTCACTGCTGTTCCCGTCGGCGATCATGAGCGGTGTGCTGTTCTCGGTGTTCGGCGTGTTCTGGCTGTTCTGGCTCACCGGCACGGAGTTCAACATCATGGCCTTCATTGGCATCCTGGTGCTGATGGGCGTGGTGGTGAACAACGGCATCGTGATGATCGAGCACATCAACAACCTGCGACGCCGCGGCCTGTCGCGGACCGATGCGCTGGTCGAGGGCAGTCGCGAGCGACTGCGTCCGATCCTGATGACGATGGGCACGGCGATCCTGGCGATGGTGCCGATCTCGCTGACCAATACCCAGATGGGTGGCGATGGCCCGGCGTACTACCCGATGGCGCGTGCCATTGCCGGTGGCCTGGCGTTCTCGACGGTGGTCAGCCTGCTGTTCCTGCCGACCATCTACGCGATGCTCGACGACCTGCGCAACGGCACCACCCGCATGGTGCGGCGTGCGCGTGGCAAGGGTGACGGAACGGTGCCGGCCGCAGCAGTGGCCGCACTGAGAGCGGAGTAACCGCTACGTCGGAAAGGAGAAAACGGGAAGGCTTGCCTTCCCGTTTTTCTTACCTGGCTGCTTCCAGTTTCCTGATGGCACGCCCGTCACGGGATGCCTAACGTGACGACGTCTGTCACAGGGGAAGCAGCGATGTCCGTCCTTCCGGCCGCCTCATCGAGGTCGGCGCCAGCTTGCGCGCGCCTCGGGCACGTGCCCGGCTTCACCCTGCTGGAACTGATGGTCGTCGTCGCGCTGGTGGCCATCCTCGCAGCGGTCGGCTACCCGGGCATGAGCGCCATCATCAACGGCAACCGCCTTGGCGGATCGGCGAACGAGATGGTCGCCACGCTGCAGTTTGCGCGGATGGAAGCGGTTCGGCTGAACCGGACGGTCACCGTGTGCCGGAGCGGCAATGGCAGCGGCTGCACGAGCGGTGAGGTCTGGAACACCTGGATAGCAATCGCCGACTCGGACCGCGATGGAGCGGTGGATGATGTCCTTCGCGTGGGGACTGTCGCGGCGCCGGTCCAGCTGAGGGTCAGTCCGTCCGTTCGCGACAGCCGTATCGCCTTCCGCTCCGATGGCCTGGCGCGAGCCGGCGACAGCGCCTTGTTGAATGCGACCTTCGCGGTGTGCCTGCCGACGAGTTCGCCTGCCGACAACGTGCGACGGATCAGCATCGTTTCTGGCAGCCGAATCTCCACGCACGCGGAGAACGCAGGAGGGCGGTGCGATGCGCCGGGCAACCTCTAGTCGCACCGGCCGTGGGCGCATCCGTCCCTGCGGCAGCCAGCAACGTGGCGTGGGCCTGATCGAAGTGCTGATCGCCGTGCTGGTCATGGCCATCGGCCTTCTCGGTGTTGCCGCCCTGCAAGCGGTGGCATTGCGCAACAGCCAGAGTTCGCTGGAGCGCAGCCAGGCGGTCGTGCTGACCTACGCGATCCTGGATGCCATGCGCGCAAATGCCGCCGAGGCGAGGGCGGGGGTCTACGACATGGGAATGACCTGCAGCGCCCCGGCGCAGCCGGGGACCCGCACGGCCGGCGCGGCGAATCTTGGAGCGGATGACCGCTCAGCCTGGATCGTCGCCATCAGGGCCGAGCTGGGTGCGAATGGTTGTGGACAGATCACCTGCGCTGCCGTGGCGGGTACCGAGGTCAGGGACTGCGCCGTGATCGTTCGCTGGAATGATTCGCGAGGCACGGCCGGCAGCCATGCGCATCAGATCAGAACGGTGGTGAGGGTATGAGCGCGCGGCGACGGACGCTCTGCTGCAGCGGCGCCGAAGGCGGCTTCAGCCTCATCGAGCTGATGATCTCGCTGGTGCTCGGCCTGCTGGTGTCGGCCGCGGCGGTCGGAATCTTCCTTTCCAACCAGCGGACCTATCGAGCGACCGAAAGCCTGGCCAGGATCCAGGAGAACGCGAGGGTGGCGTTCGAACTGATGGCGCGCGAGGTTCGCCAGGCTGCAGGGAATCCCTGCGGAATGAACCTGCCGGTGGCCAATGTCCTCAATGGCGCGTCGGCGGCAACGATCCCGTGGTGGATGAACTGGGACAGGGGAATTGTCGGCTACGACAACGGTGCACTTGCCGGCGCTGCCGCAGGAACCGATGCAATCGAGTTCCTTTCGTCCGGAGAGGGAACGGTTACCGTGACCCGTCATGACCAGCAGCCGCGCAATCCCGGATCACCGGCGAGCTTCAAGGTCGACGCCCCCATCCAGGGCCTGCGCGCCGGCGACATCGTCCTGGTCTGTGACTACACCCAGGCCAGCATCGTCCAGGTCGGCGCAGTCCGTGACGGCAACACCACGATCGAGTTCGGCAGGGGCAATGGCCAGCCTGGCAACTGCACGAAGGACCTCGGCGTTCCGGTGGTGTGTGCCGCAAACGGCAGCGGCAAGTCCTACAGTGCCAACTCGCTGCTGGCCAGGCTTCATGCCGTGCGCTGGTTTGTCGCCGACAACGGCCGGGGCGGCCGATCGCTGTATCGCGTGCCGGTGGAACGGGGCAGCGTGCAACCACGCGAGGAAGTCGCCGAGCGCATACGGGACATGCAGGTGACCTACCTTGTGGCCGGAGCGGGCAGGTACACCGGCGCCGGTGCCGGCGTCGACTGGAAGAACGTCATCGCCGTGCATATCTCGTTGACGCTCCAGGGCGTCGAGCGTGGTGGCGCGGAACGTTCGCAACTCGTACGGACGCTCGTTCATACCGTCTCGTTGCGGAACCGGACATCGTGATTCTCGCGTCCCGTCACACCTCTCATCTATCCGCGCAAGGGCAGCGTGGCGTGGCACTGATGATGGTTCTGCTCCTGCTGATCGTTGCGACCCTGCTAGGCCTGGCGAGCCTGCGGGGTGCGCTGCTGGAGGAGCGGATGAGCGCCGGCATGTTCGATCGCAGCCTGGCCTTCCAGTCCGCGGAAACCGCGCTTCGCGTCGCCGAGCAGAAGGTGCGCGAGGCGGCCTTGTCAGGACGATCCATCGGCGTGGATTGCGCGGCCTCTGGAGTCATTTGTCCGGGCACGCCGCCCAGTATCGATACTGTCGGAGCAGCCGGCTGCACGCACAACGCGCCGGGCTGCTGGACGAGCGTCGCGGAGAGGTCGTCCAACTCCGATGCAGCCGCCGGCGCGCCCCAGTACTACATCGAGTACATGGGGGACTTTGCGGTGAACGCCGAGGAAGCCGGTGCCGGGCGCAGCGCATCGGGCCATCAATACGGCGCGCCGCCAGCGACCTACGGCAAGTCCATCTACCGCATAACTGCACGAAGCCACGATCCCCGTGGCAATCGTGCCGTCGTTGCGCTGCAGGCGACGATCGAATTGCGTTGACCCCGGCTGACCGCCGGCTATCAGTGGTGCTGGTTTGGAGTCGGGGCAATGGATGCTCAATGCGGCAGCGGCATGGACAGAAGAAAGTTCGCCTTTCCTTTTCTGAGAGCGCTTGCACTGGCGATCACCCTGGCGACCGAACCGGTCATCGCCCAGGTACAGATAGCGCAGACACCCTTGTATGTCGGCCCGCGAGTGCCGGGCAATCTCGCGCTGGTGCCTTCTGTCGAGTTTCCGACGATCAACAGTCCAGCCAACCTCGGACGGTATGAGGTGAAACGAACGTACGCGGGCTATTTCGATGCGGACAAGTGCTACAACTACCGCTACTCGCCCATCGAGTCCGAGCGGCACTTCTACCCGGTCCGCTTCACCCGTGGACACGTCTGCAGCTACTCCCGGAAGGAATGGAGTGGCAACTTCATGAACTGGGCGGTGACCCAGACCGTCGACCCTTTCCGCCTGGCCCTGACCGGTGGCTACCGGTTCCGCGATACGCCCACTGAAACCTGGCTCGAAAAAGCACGCCACGACCGGGGCTATGGATTCTCCGACCGTCGTCTGCCCGACGGTCGACCGGCTGACATCGACGAAGTGAGCGCGGCAACGCCGGCCTCCTGGAACTGGATGTGGGTGCAGGTCGCGGGCCAGGGCAACAGAATGCGTTTCACTGGACGCAATTACTGGAGGGCAGTGGTTGCGTATGACCCGGCAGTGCACGACCTGGTCCTGGACCGCCGCGGGGATGCCATTCCCGGGAATGGGTTCGAGGTGAGCGTTCGCGTCAGGGTCTGCGTGCCAAACCTGCTGGAAGCCAACTGCAGGCAGTACGGCCGGGGCTGGAAGCCGGAGGGCCTGATCCAGGAGTACTCCGACCGCGTCCGATACAGCATCTTCGGCTACCTCAATGATTCAAGCGTGTGGCGCGACGGCGGCGTGCTGCGGGCCAACCAGAAGTTCGTCGGGCCGCTGAGCCACGATCCGGCGACTGGTCCCGCCGCGAACGCGGCAAGGGAGTGGGATCCCGAAACCGGCGTGATCGTCCGCAATCCGGACCCAGCCGCCGCCGCAGCGACACCGGGCGGAATCCGCGACAGCGGCGTCATCAACTACCTCAACAAGGTCGGCCAGCTGACCTCGCGACCGCACAAGGCCTTCGATCCGGTCGGGGAGCTCTACTACGCCGCGATTCGCTACTTCAAACACCAGGGCAACGTCGCCGCTTACTCGGCCATCACCGGCAACGCGTACGACCAGGCCGATGGCTTCCCGGTCATCACCCGATGGGATGACCCGATCCAGTATCGATGCCAGGCCAACGTCATCCTCGGCATCGGTGATGTGAACACACACCGCGACAAGAATCTCCCTGGCAATACCAACCTGTCGGAAGAGCCCGCCACGCCGCCCGAGGTGAGAGCGGACAGGACCATCAACGTGGTGACGTCCACCCGGAAGGTGGCCGAGCTGGAGTCGCTGCGAATCGGAACCCCATTCTCCGGCCGCAACAACTCGGCGTACATGGCCGGCCTGGCCTACGACTCGCATACGCGCGACATTCGTCCGGAACTGGATGGCAGGCAGACGATCGCCACGCACTGGGTGGATGTCCGCGAGAACGGCGTGCTGGCGCCCAGGGCATTCAACCAGTACTGGCTGGCGGCCAAGTACGGTGGCTTCCGCGTACCGGACGATTTCCGTCCCTACGAGCGGACCACGGCACTGCCCGAAGCGTGGTGGAACGATTCCGGCGACATCCTCGCCACCGGCGACAAGCGACCCGACAACTTCTATGTCGCCAGCGAAGCCGACAAGATGGTCGAGAGCCTGACCCGGGCATTCAGGCGCATCATCCAGGAAGTCACCGGCTCCGCTGCCTCGATTGCATCGAATTCCACGCGACTGGAAGCCGGCGCGATGATCTTCCAGGCGCGTTTCCAGAGCCCGTCCTGGCGCGGTGAACTCAGCGCATATCCGCTCGATCCGGCTACTGGCCGGTTCGCCGACGATCCGCGCTGGAATGCCAGCGACCGGCTCGCGGCAATGCCCTGGTCGCGACGGAAGATCCACGTCCACAATCGCCAGGCACCTGCGAACCGCCGTTACGGGCGGCTCACCTGGGATGCGCTGGGGCCGACGCAGCGGTCGGCGGTGGGCGACGAAGCGACGCTGGACTTTCTGCGCGGCGATCGCAGCAACGAGGGACGCTTGCGCACGCGCCAGGGCGTACTTGGCGATATCGTTCACTCCCAGCCTGTTTTCGTCGGCCGGCCGGATGCGCGTCTTTACTCCGGTGCGACGTTTGCCGGTGCTTCGTCGTATGCCGACTTCGCCGAGCATCGATCGGGCAGGCGCGGTGTCGTCTATGTCGGCGCCAATGACGGCATGCTGCACGGGTTCGACTCCGCCACCGGCGATGAGGTCTATGCATTCATGCCGGCGGCGGCCTTCAACGCCCGGTTGAAGACGCTGGCGTCGCCCGACTACGAGCATCGCTTCTTCGTCGACGGCGAGCTGTCAGTGGCGGACGTGTACTCCATTGCAGACCGCCGATGGAAGACGATCCTGGTGGGCAGCATGGGGCGGGGCGGAAAGGCGGTATTCGCGCTGGACGTCACCGATCCGGCCGACGTGAAGTTCCTCTGGGAGAAGGATGACTCCGACGTCCCGTCGTTGGGCAACGTGCTGGGCAAGCCCATCCTTGCCCAGGTCGCCAATGGCGATTGGCGTGTGTTGCTCGGCAATGGACCCAACAGCGCGGCTGGCACTGCCCAGCTGGTGACGATCGGCATCGAGTCCGGTGTCGCGCAGGTGGCAACCACCGGCATTTCGGGCAACAACGCACTGTCAGGCGTGGATGCCTGGGACACCAATCGCGATGGCTTCTTCGAGACCGTCTACGGCGGCGACCTCGCGGGCAACCTGTGGCGATTTGAAGGTATCGGAAGCGCTGCGATGTCGGCTGGCAAGCTGTACGCCGCCAGGGGTAGCGATGGCAGGCCGCAACCCATCACCGCCGCTCCGCTGGTGATCAGGAACCCGCAAACACGCGCAGCCTGGGTGTTCTTCGGTACCGGTCGCTATCTCGGTGATGCCGATGTCGCCGACAAGAGCGTGCAGAGCTGGTACGGCCTTGTCGACGACGGTGACGAAGTGCAGGGACGAGCGGCGCTTGTGCGCCACCGGATCCTGGCAGAGCGGGCCGGCGGCCAGAATCTGACGTTGCGAGTGACCAGCAAGGCGACCCCGGCCGACTTTGTCGGCAAGGATGGCTGGATGCTCGATCTGGTGTCACCGCTCAACGGCAGGGAAGGCGAGCGAATGGTGGTGCCCAACCGTTTCGATCGCGGAATGCTGATTGGCACTACGCGCATTCCGGATTCCAGTGACCTCTGCAGTCCGGGTGGCCGGGGTTTCATCATGGCGCTGGACCCGTTCACCGGGTCACGGCCTTCGTCGAGCTTCTTCGACGGCAATGGCGACGGACAAGTCAACGAGCTGGACACGGTCAAGGTGGATGGCGAGAGCGTTGCTTCAAGCGGTGTGGGCTTCGGCAGTAGCCCGAATGGCCCGATCGTACTCGGCGCCGAAATCCAGGTGAACCTGGAAGACGGCACCAGGCAAAAGCTGATCACGCGAAGTACCGGCACCAAGGCCAGCCG
Above is a genomic segment from Lysobacter sp. S4-A87 containing:
- a CDS encoding GspH/FimT family pseudopilin — its product is MPGFTLLELMVVVALVAILAAVGYPGMSAIINGNRLGGSANEMVATLQFARMEAVRLNRTVTVCRSGNGSGCTSGEVWNTWIAIADSDRDGAVDDVLRVGTVAAPVQLRVSPSVRDSRIAFRSDGLARAGDSALLNATFAVCLPTSSPADNVRRISIVSGSRISTHAENAGGRCDAPGNL
- a CDS encoding prepilin-type N-terminal cleavage/methylation domain-containing protein, producing MSARRRTLCCSGAEGGFSLIELMISLVLGLLVSAAAVGIFLSNQRTYRATESLARIQENARVAFELMAREVRQAAGNPCGMNLPVANVLNGASAATIPWWMNWDRGIVGYDNGALAGAAAGTDAIEFLSSGEGTVTVTRHDQQPRNPGSPASFKVDAPIQGLRAGDIVLVCDYTQASIVQVGAVRDGNTTIEFGRGNGQPGNCTKDLGVPVVCAANGSGKSYSANSLLARLHAVRWFVADNGRGGRSLYRVPVERGSVQPREEVAERIRDMQVTYLVAGAGRYTGAGAGVDWKNVIAVHISLTLQGVERGGAERSQLVRTLVHTVSLRNRTS
- the pilV gene encoding type IV pilus modification protein PilV — encoded protein: MRRATSSRTGRGRIRPCGSQQRGVGLIEVLIAVLVMAIGLLGVAALQAVALRNSQSSLERSQAVVLTYAILDAMRANAAEARAGVYDMGMTCSAPAQPGTRTAGAANLGADDRSAWIVAIRAELGANGCGQITCAAVAGTEVRDCAVIVRWNDSRGTAGSHAHQIRTVVRV
- a CDS encoding efflux RND transporter permease subunit codes for the protein MTIAELSIKRPVTAIMFFVSLFVIGLIAAIRLPLEAFPEVSPPFIFVQIPYEGSTPEEVERTLLRPVEEALSTMTDVKRMDANARSDGAEIFMQFSDWDRDVAIAASEARERIDAIRDDLPDDLQRYNVFKFSTTDEPVLRVRLASSTDLTGAYDMIDREFKRRIERIPGVARVEVTGAAPNEVEIAIDPDRLTAHNLSINDLNTRLQAVNFSVSAGQIDDGGRRLRVQPVGEITDLQQLRDLIIDTKGTRLGDIADVRLKPARMNYGRRLDGKPAIGLDIFKERSANLVEVSGNALKEVEAIRDQPEMAGIQIKIIDNQGDNVTSSLLELAEAGGIGLLLSIAVLFFFLRHWPSTLMVTLAIPICFVMTLGFMYFTGVTLNILTMMGLLLAVGMLVDNAVVVVESIYQERERMPDQPTLASIVGTRHVAIALSAGTLCHCIVFLPNLFGDRNFLSIYLSQIAITISVSLLASWLVAVSLIPMISARLKTPPAVRSDRGLIPRLQSGYARFLRWTLEHRGKSVLGILMIIAISIVPMNLTKKNMFGGDDGTETNIFYQWKGAYTKEQMSAEILKVEKFLEANRKRYNITQIYSYFSEQGWGGTRLTFDLDKVKETKATIEKLREELPKSARANIGIGNQGGGGGGGGPGQNVQVQLVGDSTETLVELANDIVPILAKRKELRDVRVDIGDQNSELSVHVDRDRAAAFGFSAKEVASFVGLALRGAPLREFRRGETEVPVWVRFAGAEDFGVEDIDSFTVRAPDGRTVPLLAMVDVAVKPSATQIQRANRQTTVAIQANLAVKATVPEARKAMEETLKSVAFPAGYSFTFESGAFEDEAEANSQMMFNLLIALVMIYVVMAAVFESLLFPSAIMSGVLFSVFGVFWLFWLTGTEFNIMAFIGILVLMGVVVNNGIVMIEHINNLRRRGLSRTDALVEGSRERLRPILMTMGTAILAMVPISLTNTQMGGDGPAYYPMARAIAGGLAFSTVVSLLFLPTIYAMLDDLRNGTTRMVRRARGKGDGTVPAAAVAALRAE
- a CDS encoding PilX N-terminal domain-containing pilus assembly protein, with translation MALMMVLLLLIVATLLGLASLRGALLEERMSAGMFDRSLAFQSAETALRVAEQKVREAALSGRSIGVDCAASGVICPGTPPSIDTVGAAGCTHNAPGCWTSVAERSSNSDAAAGAPQYYIEYMGDFAVNAEEAGAGRSASGHQYGAPPATYGKSIYRITARSHDPRGNRAVVALQATIELR
- a CDS encoding PilC/PilY family type IV pilus protein → MDAQCGSGMDRRKFAFPFLRALALAITLATEPVIAQVQIAQTPLYVGPRVPGNLALVPSVEFPTINSPANLGRYEVKRTYAGYFDADKCYNYRYSPIESERHFYPVRFTRGHVCSYSRKEWSGNFMNWAVTQTVDPFRLALTGGYRFRDTPTETWLEKARHDRGYGFSDRRLPDGRPADIDEVSAATPASWNWMWVQVAGQGNRMRFTGRNYWRAVVAYDPAVHDLVLDRRGDAIPGNGFEVSVRVRVCVPNLLEANCRQYGRGWKPEGLIQEYSDRVRYSIFGYLNDSSVWRDGGVLRANQKFVGPLSHDPATGPAANAAREWDPETGVIVRNPDPAAAAATPGGIRDSGVINYLNKVGQLTSRPHKAFDPVGELYYAAIRYFKHQGNVAAYSAITGNAYDQADGFPVITRWDDPIQYRCQANVILGIGDVNTHRDKNLPGNTNLSEEPATPPEVRADRTINVVTSTRKVAELESLRIGTPFSGRNNSAYMAGLAYDSHTRDIRPELDGRQTIATHWVDVRENGVLAPRAFNQYWLAAKYGGFRVPDDFRPYERTTALPEAWWNDSGDILATGDKRPDNFYVASEADKMVESLTRAFRRIIQEVTGSAASIASNSTRLEAGAMIFQARFQSPSWRGELSAYPLDPATGRFADDPRWNASDRLAAMPWSRRKIHVHNRQAPANRRYGRLTWDALGPTQRSAVGDEATLDFLRGDRSNEGRLRTRQGVLGDIVHSQPVFVGRPDARLYSGATFAGASSYADFAEHRSGRRGVVYVGANDGMLHGFDSATGDEVYAFMPAAAFNARLKTLASPDYEHRFFVDGELSVADVYSIADRRWKTILVGSMGRGGKAVFALDVTDPADVKFLWEKDDSDVPSLGNVLGKPILAQVANGDWRVLLGNGPNSAAGTAQLVTIGIESGVAQVATTGISGNNALSGVDAWDTNRDGFFETVYGGDLAGNLWRFEGIGSAAMSAGKLYAARGSDGRPQPITAAPLVIRNPQTRAAWVFFGTGRYLGDADVADKSVQSWYGLVDDGDEVQGRAALVRHRILAERAGGQNLTLRVTSKATPADFVGKDGWMLDLVSPLNGREGERMVVPNRFDRGMLIGTTRIPDSSDLCSPGGRGFIMALDPFTGSRPSSSFFDGNGDGQVNELDTVKVDGESVASSGVGFGSSPNGPIVLGAEIQVNLEDGTRQKLITRSTGTKASRISWRELLMD